The Equus quagga isolate Etosha38 chromosome 2, UCLA_HA_Equagga_1.0, whole genome shotgun sequence genome has a window encoding:
- the DNAAF2 gene encoding protein kintoun, translated as MQGSCGLKFYQGYSGISTIPLRLLPVLSPGCWRCHQGNQHALPTLNSRPVPQPPTALSAPSAARRVPRPGPGPVSGGLWAGAAGSMARAAASSALEDLDLSAEEVQRLTSAFRDPEFRRLFSDYAEELTDPDNRRRYEAEITALERERGVDVRFVHPEPGHVLRTSLDGARRGFVNVCSNALVDAPRGRPDGHWSLPYSLAPGREYLGRRGGRYTVYDVVFHPRALALARGHERFRRMLDDAALDAVETQWGVRLDRTNARTLKIKYKGTPEAAVLRAPLPGAGPARPEGEPEGPLPGLPYPYPPPRPAARPPAPAPPAAGPPRAPTEPRYSVVQRHHVDLQDYRCARDSAPGPVPHELVVTIELPLLRSAEQVALEVTGRLLCLDSRAPDYRLRLSLPYPVDDNRGTAQFHRARRQLLLTLPVVRPAPRPAAPEEPARAPGTDGPGPKEREREEEEAPEEEEEEEEGGRERKDREEGELERREKERGEEKQREEEEEREQRAEERQRQEEREHREEEEPEEEQRGERRGEEEQREQQWEERGPGGRAVWTAAVGEEPPLGAGSLPGTSAGSPGRGPGAGARGARGEPRGEAMGGPGAARREPVCPPSRCRQDEESLTLLVQVPRIQPQSLQGDLSPVGYQLRFSTQDLGSYAFSLRFAPENQLSCRAPAVSVSPHNAVIELAKAPGCRGPWREWYYGPHGGSLEERLFVNEENVNEVLEEVLSSPSTWTEPLTPPLIEVLQVSDSKIQIHAKLQECSNSEQLHENEETVNEGSHLTEKESTEHSTSFRSESADSSGAVQVLETDSCGSAAHLQQESLDISKMPLGKSEQSESKMEPEFIKEKRAVYSNEEKDNLKEPVTTEEELLDDHLSSLLNKTTVHNGSGFDNIKETNMQDGSVQIIKDHVTHCAFSFQNSLLYDLD; from the exons ATGCAGGGTAGCTGCGGTCTGAAGTTCTACCAAGGCTATTCTGGCATTTCCACCATCCCTCTCCGCCTCCTGCCCGTCCTCTCTCCAGGGTGCTGGCGGTGTCACCAGGGCAACCAGCACGCGCTGCCCACGCTCAACTCCCGGCCGGTTCCGCAACCGCCCACCGCACTCTCCGCACCGTCGGCTGCGCGGCGCGTCCCACGCCCCGGTCCCGGACCGGTCTCCGGTGGCCTTTGGGCTGGAGCGGCGGGCAGCATGGCCAGGGCGGCAGCCTCCTCGGCGCTGGAGGACTTGGACCTGAGCGCAGAGGAGGTCCAGCGGCTCACCTCGGCCTTCCGGGACCCGGAGTTCCGCAGACTGTTCTCCGACTACGCCGAGGAGCTCACGGACCCCGACAACCGGCGGCGCTACGAGGCGGAGATCACGGCGCTGGAGCGGGAGCGCGGCGTGGACGTGCGGTTCGTGCACCCGGAGCCGGGCCACGTGCTGCGCACCAGCCTGGACGGGGCGCGGCGCGGCTTCGTGAACGTGTGCAGCAACGCGCTGGTGGACGCGCCCCGCGGCCGGCCGGACGGCCACTGGTCGCTGCCCTACAGCCTGGCGCCGGGCCGCGAGTACCTGGGGCGCCGCGGCGGCCGCTACACCGTCTACGACGTGGTCTTCCACCCGCGCGCGCTCGCGCTGGCCCGGGGCCACGAGCGCTTCCGCCGCATGCTGGACGACGCGGCCCTGGACGCCGTGGAGACGCAGTGGGGCGTGAGGCTGGACCGCACCAACGCCAGGACGCTCAAGATCAAGTACAAGGGCACCCCGGAGGCCGCCGTGCTGCGCGCGCCCCTGCCCGGGGCCGGCCCGGCGCGGCCCGAGGGGGAGCCGGAGGGCCCTCTCCCCGGCCTGCCCTACCCCTACCCGCCCCCGCGCCCGGCCGCCCGGCCCCCCGCGCCCGCCCCTCCGGCCGCCGGCCCGCCGCGCGCGCCCACCGAGCCCCGCTACAGCGTGGTGCAGCGCCACCACGTGGACCTGCAGGACTACCGCTGCGCCCGCGACTCGGCTCCCGGGCCCGTGCCGCACGAGCTGGTGGTCACCATCGAGCTGCCGCTGCTGCGCTCGGCCGAGCAGGTGGCGCTGGAGGTGACGGGGAGGCTGCTGTGCCTGGACTCGAGGGCCCCCGACTACCGCCTGCGCCTCTCGCTCCCCTACCCCGTGGACGACAACCGCGGCACTGCGCAGTTCCACCGGGCCCGCCGGCAGCTGCTGCTCACGCTGCCCGTCGtgcgccccgccccgcgccccgcggcGCCGGAAGAGCCCGCCCGCGCGCCCGGAACTGACGGCCCGGGGCCGAAGGAgcgggagagggaagaggaggaggcaccggaggaggaggaggaggaggaggagggtgggcgGGAGAGGAAGGATcgggaggagggagagctggagCGGCGGGAGAAAGAGCGGGGGGAGGAGAAGCAgcgagaggaggaggaggagcgggagcAGCGAGCAGAGGAGCGACAGCGGCAGGAGGAGCGGGAGCatcgggaggaggaggagccggaG GAGGAGCAGCGGGGGGAACGGcgtggggaggaggagcagcggGAGCAGCAGTGGGAGGAGCGGGGCCCGGGCGGGCGGGCGGTGTGGACTGCGGCCGTCGGGGAGGAGCCGCCCCTCGGAGCAGGGAGCCTCCCGGGCACTTCAGCCGGGTCCCCGGGCAGGGGCCCTGGTGCAGGAGCAAGGGGCGCACGCGGGGAGCCTCGCGGTGAAGCCATGGGTGGTCCTGGGGCCGCCCGCCGGGAGCCCGTGTGTCCCCCTTCGCGGTGCAGGCAGGACGAGGAGTCCCTGACCCTGCTGGTGCAAGTGCCTCGGATCCAGCCGCAGAGTCTGCAGGGGGACCTGAGCCCCGTCGGGTACCAGTTGCGCTTCTCCACCCAAGACCTGGGTTCCTACGCCTTCTCCCTGCGCTTTGCTCCGGAGAACCAGCTGAGCTGCAGGGCGCCCGCGGTCAGCGTCTCCCCGCACAACGCGGTGATCGAGCTGGCCAAGGCTCCGGGCTGCCGCGGGCCCTGGAGGGAGTGGTATTACGGCCCACACGGCGGCTCCTTGGAG gaaaggtTGTTTGTcaatgaagaaaatgttaatgAAGTTCTTGAAGAAGTCCTCAGCTCTCCATCCACGTGGACGGAGCCCCTAACCCCACCATTGATCGAAGTTCTTCAGGTTTCTGATAGTAAGATTCAGATTCATGCAAAG TTGCAAGAATGTAGTAACTCTGAGCAGCTtcatgaaaatgaagaaacagtcaACGAAGGAAGTCATCTTACTGAAAAAGAAAGTACAGAACATTCTACCAGCTTCCGGAGCGAGTCTGCTGATTCATCTGGAGCAGTTCAAGTACTAGAAACAGACAGTTGTGGTTCGGCTGCACACTTGCAACAAGAGTCTCTCGATATTTCTAAAATGCCACTTGGAAAGTCTGAGCAGTCCGAATCAAAAATGGAACctgaatttataaaagaaaaacgtGCTGTTTACTCAAATGaggaaaaagataatttaaaagaacCAGTAACAACTGAAGAGGAGTTGTTAGATGATCACCTGTCTTCATTACTGAACAAAACCACGGTTCACAATGGATCTGGTTTTGACAACATAAAAGAAACCAATATGCAGGATGGTAGTGTGCAGATTATTAAAGATCATGTGACTCACTGTGCATTCAGTTTTCAGAACTCTCTGCTATATGACTTGGATTAA
- the MGAT2 gene encoding alpha-1,6-mannosyl-glycoprotein 2-beta-N-acetylglucosaminyltransferase isoform X1 — translation MRLRVYKRKVLGLALALAACGVVLWSSAGRRRKSEAPPPPDAEPARAASRGDRPEPKGARRAANDSAAPPVPGAPQPEADNLTLRYRALVYQRNFDQPLRNAGRAGAWAPRELVLVVQVHDRPEYLSLLLDSLRRARGIGDVLVIFSHDVWSAEINRLIAAVDFCPVLQVFFPFSIQLYPHEFPGSDPRDCPRDLEKKAALRMGCINAEYPDSFGHYREAKFSQTKHHWWWKLHFVWERVKVLRDYAGLILFLEEDHYLAPDFYHVFKKMWKLKQQECPECDVLSLGTYTAIRSFHGIADKVDVKTWKSTEHNMGLALTRDAYQKLIECTDAFCTYDDYNWDWTLQYLTVSCLPKSWKVLVPQAPRIFHAGDCGMHHKKACRPSTQSAQIESLLNNNKQYLFPETLVVSEKFVAAVAPPRKNGGWGDIRDHELCKSYRRLQ, via the exons ATGCGGCTGCGCGTCTACAAGCGGAAGGTGCTGGGCCTGGCGCTCGCGCTGGCCGCCTGCGGCGTGGTGCTCTGGAGCAGCGCCGGCCGCCGCCGGAAGAGCGAGGCCCCGCCGCCGCCGGACGCCGAGCCCGCGCGCGCCGCCAGCCGCGGGGACCGCCCCGAGCCCAAGGGCGCCCGCCGGGC CGCCAACGACTCGGCCGCGCCGCCCGTGCCCGGCGCGCCGCAGCCCGAGGCGGACAACCTGACGCTGCGCTACCGCGCGCTGGTGTACCAGCGCAACTTCGACCAGCCGCTGCGCAACGCGGGCCGCGCCGGCGCCTGGGCGCCCCGCGAGCTGGTGCTGGTGGTGCAGGTGCACGACCGGCCCGAGTACCTGAGCCTGCTGCTGGACTCGCTGCGCAGGGCGCGCGGCATCGGCGACGTCCTCGTCATCTTCAGCCACGACGTCTGGTCGGCCGAGATCAACCGGCTGATCGCCGCGGTGGACTTCTGCCCGGTCCTGCAggtcttctttcctttcagcatCCAGCTGTACCCCCACGAGTTTCCGGGCAGCGACCCCCGGGACTGCCCCAGGGACCTGGAGAAGAAGGCGGCTCTGAGGATGGGGTGCATTAACGCCGAGTACCCCGACTCCTTCGGCCACTACCGGGAGGCCAAGTTCTCCCAAACCAAACACCATTGGTGGTGGAAGCTGCACTTTGTGTGGGAAAGGGTCAAGGTCCTCCGAGACTATGCTGGCCTCATACTTTTCCTGGAGGAGGATCACTACTTAGCCCCGGACTTTTACCACGTCTTCAAAAAGATGTGGAAGCTAAAGCAGCAAGAGTGTCCTGAGTGTGACGTGCTGTCCCTGGGGACCTATACTGCCATTCGCAGCTTCCACGGCATTGCTGACAAGGTGGACGTGAAAACTTGGAAATCCACAGAGCACAATATGGGTCTAGCCTTGACCCGGGATGCTTATCAGAAGCTCATCGAGTGCACAGACGCTTTCTGTACTTACGATGATTATAACTGGGACTGGACTCTTCAGTATTTGACTGTATCTTGTCTTCCAAAATCCTGGAAAGTACTGGTTCCTCAAGCTCCTAGGATTTTTCATGCAGGAGACTGTGGTATGCACCACAAGAAAGCCTGCAGACCGTCCACCCAGAGTGCCCAAATCGAGTCACTCTTAAATAATAACAAACAGTACCTGTTTCCAGAAACTCTAGTTGTCAGTGAGAAGTTTGTGGCAGCCGTTGCCCCACCTAGGAAAAATGGAGGGTGGGGAGATATTAGGGACCATGAACTCTGTAAAAGTTATAGGAGACTGCAGTGA
- the MGAT2 gene encoding alpha-1,6-mannosyl-glycoprotein 2-beta-N-acetylglucosaminyltransferase isoform X2, whose amino-acid sequence MRLRVYKRKVLGLALALAACGVVLWSSAGRRRKSEAPPPPDAEPARAASRGDRPEPKGARRAANDSAAPPVPGAPQPEADNLTLRYRALVYQRNFDQPLRNAGRAGAWAPRELVLVVQVHDRPEYLSLLLDSLRRARGIGDVLVIFSHDVWSAEINRLIAAVDFCPVLQVFFPFSIQLYPHEFPGSDPRDCPRDLEKKAALRMGCINAEYPDSFGHYREAKFSQTKHHWWWKLHFVWERVKVLRDYAGLILFLEEDHYLAPDFYHVFKKMWKLKQQECPECDVLSLGTYTAIRSFHGIADKVDVKTWKSTEHNMGLALTRDAYQKLIECTDAFCTYDDYNWDWTLQYLTVSCLPKSWKVLVPQAPRIFHAGDCGMHHKKACRPSTQSAQIESLLNNNKQYLFPETLVVSEKFVAAVAPPRKNGGWGDIRDHELCKSYRRLQ is encoded by the exons ATGCGGCTGCGCGTCTACAAGCGGAAGGTGCTGGGCCTGGCGCTCGCGCTGGCCGCCTGCGGCGTGGTGCTCTGGAGCAGCGCCGGCCGCCGCCGGAAGAGCGAGGCCCCGCCGCCGCCGGACGCCGAGCCCGCGCGCGCCGCCAGCCGCGGGGACCGCCCCGAGCCCAAGGGCGCCCGCCGGGCCGCCAACG ACTCGGCCGCGCCGCCCGTGCCCGGCGCGCCGCAGCCCGAGGCGGACAACCTGACGCTGCGCTACCGCGCGCTGGTGTACCAGCGCAACTTCGACCAGCCGCTGCGCAACGCGGGCCGCGCCGGCGCCTGGGCGCCCCGCGAGCTGGTGCTGGTGGTGCAGGTGCACGACCGGCCCGAGTACCTGAGCCTGCTGCTGGACTCGCTGCGCAGGGCGCGCGGCATCGGCGACGTCCTCGTCATCTTCAGCCACGACGTCTGGTCGGCCGAGATCAACCGGCTGATCGCCGCGGTGGACTTCTGCCCGGTCCTGCAggtcttctttcctttcagcatCCAGCTGTACCCCCACGAGTTTCCGGGCAGCGACCCCCGGGACTGCCCCAGGGACCTGGAGAAGAAGGCGGCTCTGAGGATGGGGTGCATTAACGCCGAGTACCCCGACTCCTTCGGCCACTACCGGGAGGCCAAGTTCTCCCAAACCAAACACCATTGGTGGTGGAAGCTGCACTTTGTGTGGGAAAGGGTCAAGGTCCTCCGAGACTATGCTGGCCTCATACTTTTCCTGGAGGAGGATCACTACTTAGCCCCGGACTTTTACCACGTCTTCAAAAAGATGTGGAAGCTAAAGCAGCAAGAGTGTCCTGAGTGTGACGTGCTGTCCCTGGGGACCTATACTGCCATTCGCAGCTTCCACGGCATTGCTGACAAGGTGGACGTGAAAACTTGGAAATCCACAGAGCACAATATGGGTCTAGCCTTGACCCGGGATGCTTATCAGAAGCTCATCGAGTGCACAGACGCTTTCTGTACTTACGATGATTATAACTGGGACTGGACTCTTCAGTATTTGACTGTATCTTGTCTTCCAAAATCCTGGAAAGTACTGGTTCCTCAAGCTCCTAGGATTTTTCATGCAGGAGACTGTGGTATGCACCACAAGAAAGCCTGCAGACCGTCCACCCAGAGTGCCCAAATCGAGTCACTCTTAAATAATAACAAACAGTACCTGTTTCCAGAAACTCTAGTTGTCAGTGAGAAGTTTGTGGCAGCCGTTGCCCCACCTAGGAAAAATGGAGGGTGGGGAGATATTAGGGACCATGAACTCTGTAAAAGTTATAGGAGACTGCAGTGA
- the RPL36AL gene encoding 60S ribosomal protein L36a-like, translating into MVNVPKTRRTFCKKCGKHQPHKVTQYKKGKDSLYAQGKRRYDRKQSGYGGQTKPIFRKKAKTTKKIVLRLECVDPNCRSKRMLAIKRCKHFELGGDKKRKGQVIQF; encoded by the coding sequence ATGGTCAACGTCCCTAAAACGCGAAGGACTTTCTGTAAGAAGTGTGGGAAGCACCAGCCGCACAAAGTGACCCAGTACAAGAAGGGCAAGGACTCGCTGTACGCGCAGGGCAAGAGGCGCTACGACCGCAAGCAGAGCGGCTACGGCGGGCAGACGAAGCCCATCTTCCGGAAGAAGGCCAAGACCACCAAGAAGATCGTGCTGAGGCTCGAGTGCGTGGACCCTAACTGCAGGTCCAAGAGGATGCTGGCCATTAAGAGGTGCAAGCATTTCGAACTGGGAGGAGACAAGAAGAGGAAGGGCCAAGTGATCCAGTTCTAA